The following coding sequences are from one Stigmatopora nigra isolate UIUO_SnigA chromosome 12, RoL_Snig_1.1, whole genome shotgun sequence window:
- the hmgcll1 gene encoding 3-hydroxy-3-methylglutaryl-CoA lyase, cytoplasmic — protein MNGIKSRKKKPFGVLIVPQEIVPTSVKIQLMDMLLGSGLCVIEATSFVSSKWVPKMADHTPVLTGIQKAPHVQYPVLTSNMQGFRDAVCEVVHTLKVHLAMFQRRMFSTCSMAWVSTQV, from the exons ATGAATGGAATCAAATCCAGAAAGAAAAAGCCGTTTGGGGTTTTAATTGTCCCTCAGGAAATTGTTCCAACAAGCGTAAAAATCCAGCTGATGGACATGCTCTTGGGATCAGGCTTGTGTGTGATCGAAGCCACCAGTTTTGTCTCCTCAAAGTGGGTACCAAAG atgGCCGACCACACTCCGGTTCTCACAGGAATCCAAAAAGCACCTCATGTTCAGTACCCGGTACTGACATCTAACATGCAAGGCTTTCGAGATGCT GTCTGCGAGGTTGTCCATACGCTTAAGGTTCATCTGGCAATGTTTCAACGGAGGATGTTCTCTACATGCTCCATGGCATGGGTATCCACACA gGTGTGA
- the gfral gene encoding GDNF family receptor alpha-like, translating into MQRGRVQFVVLLGFLIPQVSTTAPSACITCISDLCKNNQALFNSICKACQTKDLAACNSTIHVSLDQLAGPGGCVCAWEEEGGIRKLLAQCELKPAPHKKSRKTTLPSSEHIEGSCTEQIKFCLSDSMCNKRLAPVLQTCTEAQCDYECCGRETRNFYGGIPYQFAERLVMCECDPSDGNCLEMKAAIQGGTCGGNPWICQKVVTSCVEDVDCRELLTKFQAKCWSSDELSCSDVPLQSECFHFMNPALFLGGELECRKAFVATLGTPLHHPCTCQHVHGDDLHTCLSIHDVLHKRLHFKTHWMKVNGLSRPPAISESDGQAWLSEIVYF; encoded by the exons ATGCAGAGAGGACGAGTGCAATTTGTTGTCCTTCTTG gaTTTCTAATTCCTCAGGTCAGCACTACGGCACCCTCCGCCTGCATAACATGCATTTCAGATTTATGCAAAAACAACCAAGCTCTTTTTAACAGCATTTGCAAAG cATGTCAAACGAAAGATTTGGCGGCGTGTAATTCGACAATCCATGTTTCATTAGACCAATTGGCTGGCCCTGGAGGCTGTGTTTGTGCCTGGGAGGAAGAGGGAGGCATTCGAAAGCTTTTGGCACAATGCGAGCTCAAGCCAG CTCCACACAAGAAAAGCAGAAAGACAACATTGCCGTCAAGCG AGCATATCGAAGGATCATGCACAGAACAAATTAAATTTTGTCTGAGTGATTCCATGTGTAACAAACGTTTGGCACCTGTCCTTCAAACTTGCACTGAGGCACAGTGTGACTATGAATGCTGTGGACGAGAAACTCGAAATTTCTACGGTGGAATACCGTACCAATTTGCTGAGAGGCTTGTTATGTGCGAATGTGATCCGTCAGATGGAAATTGCCTAGAAATGAAAGCCGCAATACAGGGTGGCACATGTGGTGGCAACCCTTGGATCTGTCAGAAGGTCGTGACAAGCTGTGTAGAAGACGTGGATTGCAG AGAATTGCTCACCAAATTTCAAGCCAAATGCTGGAGCTCCGACGAACTATCATGCAGCGACGTTCCTCTTCAAAGTGAATGTTTCCATTTCATGAATCCAGCCCTTTTCCTTGGAGGGGAGTTGGAATGCAGAAAGGCCTTTGTAGCAACTCTGGGCACTCCTCTGCACCATCCATGCACATGCCAACACGTGCATGGCGATGATCTCCACACATGCCTTTCGATTCATGACGTGCTTCACAAAAGATTGCACTTTA AAACCCACTGGATGAAGGTAAATGGTCTTTCCCGTCCTCCTGCAATCAGCGAATCCGATGGTCAAGCCTGGTTGTCTG AAATAGTGTACTTCTGA